One window from the genome of Pantoea cypripedii encodes:
- a CDS encoding MFS transporter: MNASHQGLNSALVALMSVATGLAVASNYYVQPLLDTIAHQFNLSVSLAGFIVTTAQLGYACGLLLLVPLGDMLERRSLIVSMSLLAAGGMMITALSPSLPIMLLGTVVTGLFSVVAQMLVPLAATLAAPEKRGKVVGTVMSGLLLGILLARTAAGALAQLGGWRCVYWTASVLMILMALALWRFLPRYKQHVPLNYPQLLRSIFSLYAGNRVIRTRALTGCLSFANFSMLWTSMAFLLSAQPYGFNEGEIGLLGLVGAAGALAARQAGGLADKGKAKLTTSAGLLIMLVAWLVTALGAQHLLALIIGILLLDLAVQAVHITNQSVIYRHKPEARNRLNAGYMTSYFIGGALGSIISANAFHHAGWYGVCGAGVLFTLINLLIWWRNARFESV; the protein is encoded by the coding sequence ATGAATGCTTCCCATCAGGGCCTTAATTCTGCCCTGGTCGCGCTGATGTCGGTCGCGACTGGCCTTGCCGTCGCCAGCAACTATTATGTACAGCCGCTGCTGGATACCATCGCCCACCAGTTTAATCTCTCCGTCAGCCTCGCCGGTTTTATCGTCACCACCGCCCAACTGGGTTATGCCTGTGGCCTGCTGCTGTTGGTGCCATTGGGGGATATGCTGGAACGCCGCAGCCTGATTGTGTCAATGAGCCTGCTGGCTGCCGGTGGCATGATGATCACCGCACTCTCCCCTTCTCTGCCAATCATGCTATTGGGCACCGTTGTCACCGGGCTATTTTCTGTGGTGGCGCAGATGCTGGTGCCGCTTGCCGCCACCCTGGCTGCGCCAGAAAAACGCGGCAAAGTGGTCGGGACGGTGATGAGTGGTTTACTGCTGGGTATCCTGCTGGCACGTACCGCCGCAGGGGCACTGGCACAGCTTGGCGGCTGGCGCTGCGTCTACTGGACTGCCAGCGTATTGATGATCCTGATGGCGCTGGCGCTGTGGCGCTTTCTGCCACGCTATAAACAGCATGTGCCGCTGAATTATCCGCAGCTGCTGCGCTCCATCTTCAGCCTGTATGCGGGAAATCGGGTGATCCGTACCCGCGCGCTAACCGGCTGCCTCAGCTTCGCCAATTTCAGCATGCTCTGGACCTCGATGGCCTTTCTGCTCTCTGCCCAACCCTATGGCTTTAATGAAGGTGAAATCGGCCTGCTGGGGCTGGTCGGTGCGGCTGGCGCGCTGGCGGCACGTCAGGCCGGTGGGCTGGCCGATAAAGGCAAAGCCAAACTCACCACCAGCGCCGGACTGCTGATTATGCTGGTGGCCTGGCTGGTGACGGCCCTGGGTGCGCAGCATTTGCTGGCGCTAATTATCGGTATCCTGCTGCTCGATTTAGCCGTTCAGGCGGTGCATATCACTAACCAAAGCGTCATTTATCGCCACAAGCCAGAGGCACGTAATCGCCTCAATGCCGGTTATATGACCAGTTATTTTATTGGCGGCGCACTGGGCTCCATTATCTCAGCAAACGCATTTCATCATGCGGGCTGGTATGGCGTTTGTGGGGCTGGTGTGCTGTTCACCTTAATTAACCTATTGATTTGGTGGCGCAATGCGCGTTTCGAAAGTGTTTAG
- the proX gene encoding glycine betaine/L-proline ABC transporter substrate-binding protein ProX, translating to MRKTSLFAAVLTTFAVTHVSAADLPGKGITVKPVQSTISEETFQTLLVSRALEKLGYTVDKPSEVDYNVGYTTIAEGDATFTAVNWQPLHDDMYKAAGGDQKFYREGTYVTGAAQGYLIDKKTAEKYHINNFAQLKDPKIAKLFDTNGDGKADLTGCTPGWGCEAVINHQINAYGLSNTVEHNQGNYSAMIADTITRFKQGKPILYYTWTPYWVSDVLKPGKDVVWLQVPFSSLPGEQKNVDTKLANGANYGFPVNTMHIVANKAWAEKNPAAAKLFAEMKLPIADINAENAAMHSGQSSEDDINRHVDGWIKGHQAEFDKWVQDALAAAK from the coding sequence ATGCGCAAGACATCTCTATTCGCTGCCGTCCTGACGACGTTCGCCGTGACGCACGTGTCCGCCGCCGACCTGCCGGGTAAAGGCATTACCGTTAAGCCGGTGCAGAGCACCATCTCAGAAGAAACCTTCCAGACGCTGCTGGTGAGCCGCGCACTGGAAAAACTGGGCTACACCGTCGATAAGCCCAGCGAGGTCGACTACAACGTTGGCTATACCACGATTGCCGAAGGTGATGCCACCTTCACCGCCGTGAACTGGCAGCCGCTGCACGATGATATGTACAAAGCCGCCGGTGGCGACCAGAAGTTCTACCGTGAAGGTACTTATGTGACCGGCGCGGCGCAGGGCTACCTGATCGACAAAAAGACCGCAGAAAAATATCACATCAACAACTTTGCCCAGTTAAAAGATCCGAAGATTGCGAAGCTGTTCGATACCAATGGTGACGGTAAAGCCGACCTGACCGGATGTACGCCGGGCTGGGGCTGCGAAGCGGTGATTAATCACCAGATCAACGCCTATGGCCTGAGCAATACCGTGGAGCATAACCAGGGTAACTACTCAGCGATGATCGCCGATACCATCACCCGCTTTAAGCAGGGTAAACCGATTCTGTACTACACCTGGACTCCGTATTGGGTGAGCGACGTATTGAAGCCGGGTAAAGATGTGGTGTGGCTGCAGGTGCCGTTCTCATCACTGCCGGGCGAGCAGAAAAATGTCGATACCAAACTGGCCAACGGTGCCAACTATGGCTTCCCGGTGAACACCATGCATATCGTTGCTAACAAAGCCTGGGCCGAGAAAAACCCGGCTGCGGCGAAACTGTTTGCTGAGATGAAACTGCCGATCGCCGATATCAATGCGGAAAACGCCGCCATGCATAGCGGGCAGTCTTCGGAAGATGATATCAACCGCCACGTCGATGGCTGGATTAAAGGCCATCAGGCTGAGTTCGATAAGTGGGTGCAGGACGCACTGGCTGCCGCGAAATAA
- the mprA gene encoding transcriptional repressor MprA, translating into MESSFTPIEQMLNIRATRHKDFPLQEIILTRLCMHMQGKLLDNRNKMLKAQGINETLFMALITLDAQENQSIQPSELSSALGSSRTNATRIADELEKRGWIERRESDNDRRCLHLHLTEKGNEFLRQLLPPQHQSLQYLWSSLSTDEQGQLEAITRKLLNRLDKMDEDQLIASLSR; encoded by the coding sequence ATGGAAAGTTCGTTTACTCCCATTGAGCAGATGCTAAACATCCGTGCTACTCGCCACAAAGATTTTCCACTGCAGGAAATCATCCTGACGCGTCTGTGCATGCACATGCAGGGCAAACTGCTGGATAATCGCAACAAAATGTTAAAGGCGCAGGGAATTAACGAAACCTTATTCATGGCGCTGATCACCCTGGACGCGCAGGAAAACCAGAGCATCCAGCCTTCAGAACTGAGTTCCGCGCTGGGTTCTTCCCGTACCAACGCCACGCGTATTGCTGACGAACTGGAAAAACGCGGCTGGATTGAGCGTCGTGAAAGCGATAACGATCGCCGTTGTCTGCATCTGCACCTGACAGAAAAAGGTAACGAATTCTTACGCCAGCTGCTGCCACCGCAGCACCAGAGCCTGCAATATCTCTGGTCATCCCTCTCCACAGACGAGCAGGGACAGCTGGAAGCCATTACCCGTAAGCTGCTTAACCGCCTCGACAAAATGGACGAAGACCAGCTCATCGCCTCTCTGTCGCGCTAA